The DNA window CTCGGCGTGAAGATCTCGTTCGCGATGTGGATCTGGTTCGGGTGGACGACGGTCTTGCCGTCGAACCCGAGGGCGCGACTCGCCTGACACGCCGCGCGGAACCCCTGCGTGTCGCCGGTGTCGGGGTACATCCCGTCGATCACCTGTATTCCCACCTCCCTCGCCGCGTTCACCACTCGGGAACGGGCGTACTCCCAGTGTCCGCCCACCTCCGCCCCGTCGGCCGTCTGCCCGACCCCGATGCTCGCCGCGTAGTCGCCGGGGCCGAAGAGGAGGGCGGCGAGCCGGTCCACGGACCGGGCGATCCGCGTCGCGTTGTTGATCGCCGTCGCGCTCTCGAGTTGCGGGATCAGACCGACCTCGCCGGGCTCCATTCCGGCGTTCCGTTCCACCTGCCGCAACAGCAGGTCGACCGCGTGGAGCTGTTCTACCCGCGACACCTTGGGGACGATGAGGCTGTCGACGTGCTCGCCGGCCGCGCCGACCGTCTCGATCAGGTCCTCGTACCACCACTTCGTGGTGACGGCGTTGATCCGCACGGCGATCGACTTGTCCATCTCCGGGTCGGCGGCGAGGAACTCGACGAGGTCGCTTCGGGTCCGTTCCTTCCGTTCCGAGAGGATGGCGTCCTCCAGGTCGAGGAACAGCGCGTCGGCGTCGGTCGTGCGTCCCTTCCGGATGAGGTCCTCGTCCGAGGCGGGCGTGATGAGGAGCGTGCGTCTGAGGTTCATGGATAGCGGATCCACAGCCCGAACCAAAAACCCACGCACGCAACGAATATTCGCTCCGTCCGCGCGACCCGCGACGCGTCACGTCGGACCGCGACGCGTTTCCGCGCCGGATCGCGGTCCGGTCAGATGTCGGAGACGACGTCGTACCCGTCGTCGAGCGCCGAGGCATCCTCCGGGAGCAGCGCGACGACGAGGTACTCCGCGTACTCCTCGAAGTACTCGACGACGCGCGCGATCCGGTCGGCGTCGATGACCTCGAGCGAGTCGAGCAGCACGAACGGCACGTCCTCGTACACCTCGTGAGCGAGGTACCCCGCCAGCGCGAACACCAGCCCGGTCACCGCGCGCTCGCTCTCCGAGAGGTGTGCGACGGAGTCCTGATAGCTCGCCCCCTCGTCGTCGGATCGGACGACGTGGAGCTCCGACTCCGTCCGAGCCGTCTCCCGTCTGCCCCCCGCGTCGTCCCGTTCCCGTCGCTCGATCCAGATCCGCTCGATGTTGTCGTACTCGAGGATGTCGAGGACGGCGGCCATGTGCTCGTTGAACGACTCCACCGCGTCCGCCTCGATGCGGTCGACGCGCGTCCGGAGGTCGACCAGCTCCTCCGTGAGGGCCTCCCGCTCGTCCTCGAGGCGGTCCCGCTCCGCTATCGTCGCCTCGGCGTCGTCGATCTCCGCGTCGACCTCCTCGAGGTCGGCCTCGATCCCCTCGATCTCTAGCTCCAGCTCGGTGGCGTCGCGGTGGAGCGCGATGACCTCGTCGTAGTCGGGGCCGCCGGCGTCCCGCGCCGCCGCCTCCAGCTCCTCGATCTCGGCTCGCTTCTCGTCTATCGCCGTCTCCAACTCCTCGATCCGGTCGCGACACTCCTCGAGTTCGCTCGCCACCTCGGACAGCCGACCCTCCGCCCGTTCGATCGCGCGGGTCCGCTCCACGACCGCCGACCGCCGCTCCGAGAGCTCGTCGATCCGGCTCTGAAGCTCGTTCCGGTCGGAGAGTTTCTCCTCGTGGAGGCTCCGGAGCCGCTCGATCGTCTCCTCGATCGCGGTCCGCTCGACCCGCGACCCGCACGACCAGCAGACGGTTCGGTCCCCGTCGGCGACCAGCGCGTCGGTCACGTCGCGTTCGGATCCGTCGCCGACGCTCCCGTCACCGCCGTCGCCGGCGAGGTCGGCGTCGAGCTCGTCGCCGGCCAGCATCTCCTCGTTGAAGTTGATGACGCTTCGGAGCTCCCCGAGCGTGTCGTCGAGCTCGCGTTTCCGCTCGCGGAGGTCGTCGACCCGGTCGTCGATCCGGTCCGGATCCGTCTCCGGGGCGTCGACCGCCTCGAGCTCCTCCTCCAGTTCCGCACGCTCCGATTCGAGCTCCTCGACGGTCGCCTCCTCGGTGGAGCGTTCGAACCGGAGGTCCTCGAGCTCCGCCCGCGCCCGCCGAACCGTCTCGAACGCGTCGTCGATCTCCTCGCGCCGCTCGCGGCTCTCCTCGAGGTCGGCGTCCGCCCGCTCGATGGCCTCCTCCACCTCCTCGAGTTCCGTTCGCTTCTCCTCCAGTCGCTCGCGGAGGGTCGTTCGTCTCGACTCGAGGCGCGGCAGCTCCGCCTCGATCCCCTCGAGTTCGGAGAGCCGCTCGTCGATCGCGTCCCGCTCGCGCGTCCGCTCCGCTATCTCCGCCTCGATCGCGTCCACGTCGATCGGGCGCATGATGACCTCCCGAAGGTCCTCCCCCCGGGCGACGGCCAACCGCGCCTCGTTGTCGCCGAGCAGGAACGCGAACAGGTCCGCGGCCGTCGGGTCCTCGAGGTACGGCTCCCCCTCGAAGACGACCCGCCCGTCCCGCCGCGTCAGCGTCCGCGAGTACGTCTCGCCGTCGACGTCGATCGTTACCTCCCCTTCGTCGGCGTCCCCCTTCAGCGAGGGCCGAGTGCTCCCGAGCCCCGCCATGATCGCCTGTAGGAACGAGGACCGATGCGTGGCGTTTCGCCCGCGTAACAGCGTCACGCCGGAGGAGAGTTCGACCGCGGTTCGGTCGATCCCGCCGATGTTCCGTGCGCGCACCTGAACGGACTCCAGCGCCACTTCACTCCGTGCCATCGTGTACGCACACATCCCCCCGTCGGTAAATACTTGTGTCTCGTCGTCACTCGGCCGCACAAGCGCACCCGCCCCGCCGAAGCAGCTCTCCCACCCGGTAGTCCGCCCCGCAGGCCCCGCACGTCACCCGGACGTCGACGAACACCTCGTAGGGGCGGTCCGCGAGTTCGCCCGCGTCCGCGAGCGCCTCCACGGCCGAGTCGGCGACCGCCTCCGTCCGCCCCGCGAGCCGCTCGATCGTCTCCCGCCGGTCGTCGAGCCGGTCCGCGTCCTCCTCCGGCGGCCGAGCCTCCCGCTCGCCCGTGAGGTACGTGTGGATCGTCTGGTGGCTCACGAAGTCCCCGAGGACCGCGTCCACGTCGACGCCGAGTCGCTCGAGTTCCCGCCGCGCTCGGAGGGTCTCCGATCGCGGGACGTCGTCGTCCGCGAGCGCCCGATGGGCACTCTCGACGTCGGACCGCGTCACCGAGCCGTCGGCCTCCCGCATCGCCGCCCCGAGGACCGTCCGGTTGAACTCCTCGGCGAGCGACCGCAGGCTGGTCCGGTCGCCGTCCTCGCCCGTCCAGGCCGCCTCCAGCTCCGCGCCGAGGCCCTCGAGCCCGTATTCCCGTATCGTCCGCTCGACCTTGCTCGTCGAACCGGATCCGGCGTCGCCCATACGCCCGATCCGACTCCTGACTTTACAAAAGTACTGGTGTAAAGCAGATCCGTCGCCGGGAATCGGTCATCCCGACGCCGAACACATATCTAAACAGGTATTTCAATAAAACCCTATTAATTCATATACTACTCTGTTTCTGGATCGACGCTGAATCGACGTCCTCGGTCGCAGCCGGATGAGATTTACTGGATCGGTACCGAACTCGATCCGTCGATACCCCATATCGCCCGGTAAAATCGACATAAGCGGAATTAACGGGTAGATCGCGATGCGTTCACACTCGATCACGAACTCGAACGAACTCGATCGCGAGCCGATTCCTCCATCTGACCAATATACGGCTCTAGTACGCCTGAAAACCGATTATCGGTCGATTCACGGAATCAGATCGGCGAGATCGCCGCTCGTTCTCGATCCGACCCTCTCCGCCGGCCACTATCCGATAATTATACGATATCAATATAGTATATTTTGTTGAGTGTTTTGTTCCGGTCGCGGGTTTTTCCTCGCCGCCGTCGCTCCCACCTACCGACCTTTTTAAAAGCCTGACCGTCCTACGTTCGAGCGAATGGCCGATCCGAAGGACACGATCACGATAGAGAACGTCGTCGCCTCTACCGGGATCGGGCAGGAGCTCGACCTTCAGAGCGTCGCGATGGACCTCGAGGGAGCCGACTACGACCCGGAGCAGTTCCCCGGGCTCGTCTACCGCACCGCCGACCCGAAGTCGGCGGCGCTCATCTTCCGTTCCGGCAAGATCGTCTGTACCGGCGCGAACTCGACCGAGGCGGTCCACGAGAGTCTCGCCATCGTCTTCGAGAAGCTCCGGGAGCTCCAGATCCCGATCGAGGACGACCCCGAGATCACGGTCCAGAACATCGTCACCTCCGCCGACCTCGGCGAGAGCCTCAACCTCAACGCGATCGCCATCGGGCTCGGGCTGGAGCACATCGAGTACGAGCCCGAGCAGTTCCCCGGGCTCGTCTACCGGATCGAGGAGCCCGATGTCGTCGCCCTGCTCTTCGGCAGCGGAAAACTCGTCGTCACCGGCGGCACGGATCCGGCCGACGCGGCCGCCGCCGTCGACGTGATCGTCGAGGAGCTGTCCGGGCTCGGCCTCCTCGACTGAGGCGGCGCACGCTCGGCTCCGATCCCGTCGGCCCTTTTAGGCTCCACCGCCTACGCGGCGTATGCCCGCTCAGACGGTGACGCCGCTCTCGGTGCTCGTGACGACCGTCGTCTTCGCGCTGTTCCTCTCCGTCACCGCCCACGTGGCCGCCCGGAACGTCCTCGGCGACGTCGACCCGCGGCGCGCGCTGTACGTCGGCCCGCTTCCCGCCGCCGTCAGCGTCGTCGGCGGCGGCTTCGCCGTCCCGGCGGCCGTGACCGTGACGGTCGCGTTCGGGCTCGACGCCCTCATGTTCAAGTGGAGCTACGACCAGCCGCCGCGGGTCGTCGCGGTCATGACCGTCATCCACGCCGCCGTCACGATCCTCGTCGGGGTCGTGCTCGGCGGGATCGCGCTGCTGCTCTCGACGCGTCCGACGTGACTTCGAGGCTCCGGGAGCGACCGCGATCGCTCACGGCTGCGGCGGCGATCCCTCGTAGGCGTCGTGGTCGCCGTAGAAGTTCAACATCGCGAACTTCAGTTTCTCGGGGTCGATGTCGAGTAGTTCCTCGCGCTCCTCCGGGGGGAACGCGCCGCGCACGGAGTACTTCCCCATGTCGGCGGTCGTGTACCGCCGGTCGGCGAGGATCCGGACGCCGAAGTCGTCCGGGCCGCGGATCACCCGGCCGATCGCCTGTCGCGTCTTCCGGACCGTCGGGATCTCCACGGCGTACGCCCAGCCGGGGTCGCGGGCGCGGTCCCGGTCGGCGAACGCCCGGTCGTAGGCGTCCTGGACCGCCTCCATGCGGTCGGAGAGGTGCGGGTACGGGACGCCCACCACGACGACCGTACGGGCGTCGTCGCCGTCGAAGCTCACTCCCTCCGCGAGCGTCCCCCACAGGGAGGTGAAGAGCGCGGCGTCGTCGCTCGCGACGAACCGGCGTCGGAGCGCCTCCTCGTCCTCGCCGGAGCCGTCGAGGTACAGCGAGCCGAGGTCAGCGCCCGCGAGCCCGCCGTCGCCGCCGAGCCGCTCGTGGTAGCGTTCGGCCTCGCCGTACGACGGGAAGAAGACGAGCGTGTTGCCCGGCGTGAACCGGATCGCGTCGCGGAGGAGCCCGGCCACGGCCTCCTGGGTCTCCGGGTCGTTCCGCTCGGAGGCGAAGAGCGGCGGCGTGTCGACCGCGAACGTCCGCCGGTTCTCCGCCGGGTACCCCATCCCGTACGCGAGCGTGGCGGCGTCCTCCACGCCGAGCACGTCCTCGGTCACGTCGAAGGGGCGGAGCGTCGCGCTCATCAGCACCGAGGCGGCCACCTCCTCGAACAGCGCCGAGGTGACCGACCGCGGGATACAGGTGTACAGCTCGGCGCGGCCGTACACCTCGTCGGTGCCGCCGTCGCGGCGCACGGAGACGACCGGGTACTGGCCGAGCGCGGTCCCCTCCTCCATCCACGTCGAGACGAACCGGGCGGCCTGGAGGGTGCGGCACTCCGCCCGGCTCGTCGCCTCGCCCTCGCGGTAGGCGCGCTCGTACTCCTCGTCGATCGCCTTCCCGAGCTGGACGGCCAGCTCGAGCTCGGCGTCGATCCCCCGGCCCTCGTACCGCTCGAGGAAGGCGAGCGTGAGGTCGTCGCGGCGGTCGTCGTTGGCGATCGACACGTCCTCCCAGCCCTCGCCGACGGACTCACGCGCGGCGAACCCGAGCGCGTCGTCGTACGCGTCGACGAGGGCGTCGCGGAACGCCGAGAGCACGTTCTCCGCGGGCTCCGCGCGGGAGTCGTCGCTGTCGGCGAGCTCCTCGAGGGCGGCGTCGAGGGTGTTCTCCGTCAGCGACCGGGAGGCGTGCTCGCGGGCGGCGTCCTCGACGTTGTGCGCCTCGTCGAACACGGTGATCACCTCCGAGGGGTCGCGGTCGATCCACCGGAAGAACTGCTCGCGGATGTTCGGGTCGAGCAGGTGGTGGTAGTTACAGACCACCAGGTCGACGCCCTCCATCCCCTCCTTCAACAGCTCGTAGCCGCACAGGTCGCGCTCCTCGGCGTACTCGTAGACGTCGTCCGGGGTCCGCACGTCCTCGAAGAGCCACTCGAAGAAGCCGTCCGTGTCCCGCGTCAGGTTGTTGCGGTAGCGCTCGCAGACGTTGGCCGCCTCTAGGTCGTCGAGCTCCGCCTCTAGGTCGTCGAGCTCGTCCATGACGGCCTCGCGGGCCTCGGCGGCCCCCGCGTCGCCC is part of the Halorubrum aethiopicum genome and encodes:
- a CDS encoding HpcH/HpaI aldolase/citrate lyase family protein; amino-acid sequence: MNLRRTLLITPASDEDLIRKGRTTDADALFLDLEDAILSERKERTRSDLVEFLAADPEMDKSIAVRINAVTTKWWYEDLIETVGAAGEHVDSLIVPKVSRVEQLHAVDLLLRQVERNAGMEPGEVGLIPQLESATAINNATRIARSVDRLAALLFGPGDYAASIGVGQTADGAEVGGHWEYARSRVVNAAREVGIQVIDGMYPDTGDTQGFRAACQASRALGFDGKTVVHPNQIHIANEIFTPSPQDVRRARRIYEAYTASDHDERGTVEVDGQVIDEETFEMAKEIVEKATEADELSDL
- a CDS encoding archaea-specific SMC-related protein, with translation MARSEVALESVQVRARNIGGIDRTAVELSSGVTLLRGRNATHRSSFLQAIMAGLGSTRPSLKGDADEGEVTIDVDGETYSRTLTRRDGRVVFEGEPYLEDPTAADLFAFLLGDNEARLAVARGEDLREVIMRPIDVDAIEAEIAERTRERDAIDERLSELEGIEAELPRLESRRTTLRERLEEKRTELEEVEEAIERADADLEESRERREEIDDAFETVRRARAELEDLRFERSTEEATVEELESERAELEEELEAVDAPETDPDRIDDRVDDLRERKRELDDTLGELRSVINFNEEMLAGDELDADLAGDGGDGSVGDGSERDVTDALVADGDRTVCWSCGSRVERTAIEETIERLRSLHEEKLSDRNELQSRIDELSERRSAVVERTRAIERAEGRLSEVASELEECRDRIEELETAIDEKRAEIEELEAAARDAGGPDYDEVIALHRDATELELEIEGIEADLEEVDAEIDDAEATIAERDRLEDEREALTEELVDLRTRVDRIEADAVESFNEHMAAVLDILEYDNIERIWIERRERDDAGGRRETARTESELHVVRSDDEGASYQDSVAHLSESERAVTGLVFALAGYLAHEVYEDVPFVLLDSLEVIDADRIARVVEYFEEYAEYLVVALLPEDASALDDGYDVVSDI
- the rdfA gene encoding rod-determining factor RdfA produces the protein MGDAGSGSTSKVERTIREYGLEGLGAELEAAWTGEDGDRTSLRSLAEEFNRTVLGAAMREADGSVTRSDVESAHRALADDDVPRSETLRARRELERLGVDVDAVLGDFVSHQTIHTYLTGEREARPPEEDADRLDDRRETIERLAGRTEAVADSAVEALADAGELADRPYEVFVDVRVTCGACGADYRVGELLRRGGCACAAE
- a CDS encoding TATA-box-binding protein, which encodes MADPKDTITIENVVASTGIGQELDLQSVAMDLEGADYDPEQFPGLVYRTADPKSAALIFRSGKIVCTGANSTEAVHESLAIVFEKLRELQIPIEDDPEITVQNIVTSADLGESLNLNAIAIGLGLEHIEYEPEQFPGLVYRIEEPDVVALLFGSGKLVVTGGTDPADAAAAVDVIVEELSGLGLLD
- a CDS encoding DUF7473 family protein gives rise to the protein MPAQTVTPLSVLVTTVVFALFLSVTAHVAARNVLGDVDPRRALYVGPLPAAVSVVGGGFAVPAAVTVTVAFGLDALMFKWSYDQPPRVVAVMTVIHAAVTILVGVVLGGIALLLSTRPT
- a CDS encoding ATP-dependent DNA helicase, encoding MSESPHLRFFPYEEPYPNQREAMDRVANALSRGQDVLFEGAPGTGKTLSALVPALEHARENDRTVVITTNVHQQMRQFVEDARAITRTEPIRAVVFRGKSSMCHIGVDYQECQTLRDATRSMVETESEKRELEQRQRELLAESREGDAGAAEAREAVMDELDDLEAELDDLEAANVCERYRNNLTRDTDGFFEWLFEDVRTPDDVYEYAEERDLCGYELLKEGMEGVDLVVCNYHHLLDPNIREQFFRWIDRDPSEVITVFDEAHNVEDAAREHASRSLTENTLDAALEELADSDDSRAEPAENVLSAFRDALVDAYDDALGFAARESVGEGWEDVSIANDDRRDDLTLAFLERYEGRGIDAELELAVQLGKAIDEEYERAYREGEATSRAECRTLQAARFVSTWMEEGTALGQYPVVSVRRDGGTDEVYGRAELYTCIPRSVTSALFEEVAASVLMSATLRPFDVTEDVLGVEDAATLAYGMGYPAENRRTFAVDTPPLFASERNDPETQEAVAGLLRDAIRFTPGNTLVFFPSYGEAERYHERLGGDGGLAGADLGSLYLDGSGEDEEALRRRFVASDDAALFTSLWGTLAEGVSFDGDDARTVVVVGVPYPHLSDRMEAVQDAYDRAFADRDRARDPGWAYAVEIPTVRKTRQAIGRVIRGPDDFGVRILADRRYTTADMGKYSVRGAFPPEEREELLDIDPEKLKFAMLNFYGDHDAYEGSPPQP